One region of Mucilaginibacter sp. 14171R-50 genomic DNA includes:
- a CDS encoding acetate/propionate family kinase, producing MQNLHPALSGSVKTDTSGETHFIIQDEGGEYLANYPLAQAGVAAGIRELTGWLHNHSNRYTIRVVAHRIVQGGPKHREPEIISDSLLNDLQHYSYLAPNHLPVEIKAIKAFQENFPEALAVACFDTFFHRHLPGQAKYYPLPASYREKGVMRYGFHGLSYEFILKTLLQKHPKLVGQKLIIAHLGSGASMAAVCNGKSVDTTMGFSPLGGLVMATRSGDLDPGVILYLLRNEKLSADEIDELLSERSGLQAIAGCADMESLVKRSASDQKAGQAIELFCYTVKKFIGALAAAMGGLDVLIFTGGIGENAALVREQCCHGLQFMGLELSRRRNNAGHKWISKSGSKVKIGVLKTNEAAIMAKHAKTLIGNL from the coding sequence ATGCAAAACCTGCACCCCGCTTTATCCGGTTCGGTGAAGACCGATACTTCCGGTGAAACGCACTTTATCATACAAGATGAAGGGGGCGAATATTTGGCCAATTACCCATTGGCGCAGGCTGGTGTGGCCGCCGGTATTCGGGAACTGACCGGTTGGCTTCACAATCATTCCAACCGTTATACTATCCGGGTTGTGGCGCACCGCATTGTTCAGGGGGGGCCAAAACACCGGGAGCCAGAAATTATCAGCGACAGTTTGCTGAACGACCTTCAACATTATTCCTATCTCGCACCCAACCATCTTCCGGTTGAAATAAAAGCTATAAAGGCATTTCAGGAAAATTTTCCTGAAGCGCTGGCCGTAGCTTGCTTCGATACCTTTTTTCATCGCCACCTGCCCGGGCAAGCCAAATATTACCCGTTGCCCGCAAGCTACCGTGAAAAGGGGGTGATGCGCTATGGTTTTCATGGCTTATCCTATGAGTTTATCCTGAAAACGCTGTTACAAAAGCATCCAAAACTGGTGGGGCAGAAACTGATTATCGCCCATTTGGGCAGCGGGGCAAGCATGGCGGCGGTGTGTAATGGTAAAAGTGTAGATACCACAATGGGTTTTAGTCCGTTAGGCGGTCTGGTGATGGCAACACGCAGCGGCGATCTCGACCCCGGGGTGATCCTGTACCTGCTGCGAAACGAAAAATTGTCAGCAGATGAGATTGATGAATTACTGAGTGAGCGGTCCGGGTTACAGGCCATTGCCGGATGCGCAGATATGGAAAGTTTGGTAAAACGTTCTGCAAGCGACCAAAAAGCCGGACAAGCTATCGAACTTTTCTGTTACACCGTAAAAAAATTTATCGGCGCCTTAGCTGCCGCTATGGGCGGCCTGGATGTGCTGATTTTTACGGGAGGGATTGGCGAGAATGCTGCGCTCGTTAGGGAGCAGTGCTGCCACGGCCTGCAGTTTATGGGGCTGGAACTCAGCCGGCGGCGCAATAATGCCGGGCATAAATGGATATCAAAATCAGGCAGTAAAGTAAAAATAGGAGTGTTGAAAACCAATGAGGCCGCTATCATGGCCAAACACGCCAAAACGTTAATCGGTAACCTTTAA
- a CDS encoding phosphoketolase — translation MNTLNEKELRSIHAYWQAANYLAAGQIYLQENPLLKQPLKAADIKPRLLGHWGTSPGLNLVYVHLNRLIKNTGAAILYVCGPGHGAPAVIAHTYLEGTYSEIYPAVPENEQGMRQLFRQFSTPGGIPSHVSAHTPGSVNEGGELGYSLVHAFGAAFDNPDLIVACVVGDGEAETGPLEGSWKSVAFLNPATDGAVLPILHLNGYKISGPTVLARMSDASLTALFAGYGYATYFVEGDDPLVVHEQMARTLDAAYDKIRLIQLSARAKKLSYPFLWPVIILRTPKGWTGPKAWKEVPIEGTFRAHQVPLTGVREDPEKLELLENWLRGYHPEKLFDDTGKLLPQLAELAPKGDKRMSAVAQANGGLLLTDLVLPDFKTYGLDIGTPGTLEAESTRNLGKYLRDIFTLNADKRNFRLFCPDETTSNRLEAVFEVTERCTMELTLPADDKLSPDGRVMEVLSEHLCEGWLEGYLLTGRHGLFPCYEAFVTIVDSMVSQHAKWLKTARELPWRKPVASLNYLLTSHVWRQDNNGYSHQGPGFIDTVVNKKSAVVRIYLPPDANTLLSVMDHCLRSRDYVNVVVAGKQPELQWLNMADAITHSAQGASIWDWASNCGAETPDIVLACAGDVPTLETVAAAWLLRHHLPQIKVRVVNVIDLMALSPQAYHPHGMSAELFSSLFTDTAHVMFAFHGYVRIIHDLVHGRPDPARFHVRGYIEEGTTTTPFDMVVLNNMSRYHLAMEAVKRIAGFQPYADTFTAYCQSMLQRHHQYICKHLDDMPEIKDWKWNDETHLTPYEND, via the coding sequence ATGAACACATTAAACGAAAAAGAACTTCGATCGATACACGCCTACTGGCAAGCAGCGAACTATCTTGCAGCGGGGCAAATTTACCTGCAGGAGAACCCGTTGCTTAAACAGCCATTGAAAGCAGCAGATATCAAGCCAAGATTACTGGGGCATTGGGGCACGTCGCCTGGGCTGAACCTGGTGTATGTTCACCTGAACCGGCTGATCAAAAACACCGGCGCCGCTATACTTTATGTTTGCGGACCGGGACATGGAGCGCCGGCTGTTATAGCCCACACCTATTTGGAGGGTACCTACAGCGAAATTTACCCGGCTGTGCCCGAGAATGAGCAAGGTATGCGTCAGTTATTCCGGCAATTCTCAACGCCGGGTGGTATTCCCAGCCATGTAAGTGCGCATACCCCGGGTTCGGTTAACGAAGGGGGCGAACTGGGATACTCATTGGTACACGCCTTCGGAGCAGCGTTTGATAATCCGGACCTTATTGTCGCCTGTGTTGTCGGTGACGGGGAAGCGGAGACCGGCCCATTAGAGGGCAGCTGGAAGTCAGTCGCTTTCTTAAACCCGGCAACGGATGGGGCAGTTTTGCCTATTCTGCATTTAAACGGATATAAAATATCCGGGCCCACAGTGCTTGCGCGCATGAGCGACGCTTCGCTTACAGCGCTTTTTGCCGGTTATGGCTACGCTACTTATTTTGTTGAAGGCGACGACCCGCTCGTGGTGCATGAGCAAATGGCGAGAACTCTGGATGCTGCCTACGATAAAATAAGGCTTATACAACTATCAGCCAGGGCTAAAAAACTTTCTTATCCTTTTCTTTGGCCGGTTATTATTTTGCGGACACCGAAGGGTTGGACGGGACCAAAGGCCTGGAAAGAGGTACCTATTGAGGGCACCTTTCGTGCTCACCAGGTACCGCTTACCGGTGTGCGTGAAGATCCGGAAAAACTCGAACTGCTGGAAAACTGGTTGCGCGGCTATCACCCTGAAAAGCTTTTTGACGATACGGGAAAACTGTTGCCGCAACTGGCGGAGCTTGCTCCAAAAGGGGATAAGCGCATGAGCGCAGTTGCGCAAGCAAACGGAGGGTTGTTACTAACTGATCTGGTGCTGCCTGATTTTAAAACATACGGTCTTGATATTGGTACGCCGGGAACCCTAGAAGCGGAGAGCACCCGTAATTTGGGCAAGTACCTGCGGGATATTTTTACCTTGAATGCGGATAAAAGGAACTTCCGGCTCTTTTGCCCGGATGAAACGACATCGAACCGCCTGGAGGCTGTTTTTGAGGTCACGGAGCGTTGTACGATGGAATTAACGCTGCCTGCAGATGATAAGCTTTCTCCTGACGGTCGGGTAATGGAAGTACTGAGTGAGCACCTTTGTGAAGGATGGCTGGAAGGTTACCTGCTGACCGGGCGGCATGGATTATTCCCCTGTTATGAAGCATTTGTAACGATAGTAGATTCTATGGTGAGTCAGCATGCCAAGTGGTTAAAAACTGCGCGCGAACTGCCCTGGCGTAAACCGGTAGCATCATTAAATTACTTGCTGACCTCGCATGTATGGCGGCAGGACAATAACGGCTACAGCCACCAGGGGCCAGGGTTTATTGATACGGTGGTGAACAAAAAAAGCGCGGTAGTGCGTATTTATCTGCCCCCCGATGCCAATACATTGCTATCTGTCATGGATCATTGCCTGCGTAGCCGTGATTACGTAAACGTAGTTGTAGCTGGCAAACAGCCGGAACTGCAATGGCTGAACATGGCTGACGCGATCACGCATTCGGCGCAAGGCGCTTCCATTTGGGATTGGGCAAGTAATTGCGGCGCTGAAACGCCGGATATTGTACTGGCCTGCGCCGGCGATGTGCCTACTTTGGAAACGGTGGCGGCGGCATGGCTGCTGCGGCACCACCTGCCGCAAATAAAGGTACGCGTCGTCAATGTGATCGACCTGATGGCCCTATCACCGCAAGCTTATCATCCGCACGGTATGAGTGCCGAATTATTCAGCAGTTTGTTTACAGACACAGCACATGTGATGTTTGCCTTTCATGGCTATGTGCGCATCATACACGACCTGGTACACGGTCGGCCCGACCCGGCCCGCTTCCATGTTCGCGGCTATATCGAGGAAGGCACAACCACCACGCCATTTGACATGGTGGTACTAAATAATATGAGCCGATATCACCTGGCGATGGAAGCCGTGAAGCGGATAGCCGGCTTTCAACCCTACGCAGATACCTTTACCGCATATTGCCAATCTATGCTTCAGCGGCATCATCAATATATCTGTAAGCACCTGGATGATATGCCCGAGATCAAAGACTGGAAATGGAACGACGAAACCCATTTAACACCTTATGAAAATGATTAA
- the glgP gene encoding alpha-glucan family phosphorylase: protein MDKAELFAYTPADQYRTSVAYFAMEYAIDQSLKIYAGGLGFLAGSHLRSAYHLQQNFVAVGLLWKYGYYDQVRDATNHMADAFIEKHYSFLKDINVTFSITVHQSPVHVKAYLLPPATFGCAPLFLLTTDIPENDELSRSITHRLYDSNEATRIAQNIVLGIGGAKMLDILGLTPDVYHMNEGHAVALNFYLYDKFKNLEEVKKRVVFTTHTPEMAGNEAHNFALLETMSFFYHLTVTEVRELLQLEGEQFNYTLTALKFARKANGVSKLHTQIAQQMWGANAGICPLIPITNAQNRDYWADMQISRQLQSKDVQGFAGRKKELKRELFRIVADQCGKLFREDVLTIVWARRFAGYKRAGLLMADWQAFVNLVTQTKYPVQLIWAGKPYPGDEPGAGEFNQLINRTFAFCNCAVLTGYELRLSALLKQGADLWLNTPRLYHEASGTSGMTAAMNGAVNLSIADGWVAEFARDLVNCFLIPTAPQELQEPQKDEMENKAMLQVLQQKVLPMYYDNPEKWFRMAGTAYGDVVPAFDSDRLARQYYQELYV from the coding sequence ATGGACAAAGCTGAATTATTTGCTTACACACCGGCCGACCAGTACCGCACATCGGTCGCCTATTTTGCCATGGAATACGCGATAGACCAATCGTTAAAGATCTACGCCGGCGGCCTTGGCTTCCTGGCCGGCTCGCACCTGCGCAGTGCTTATCATCTGCAGCAAAACTTCGTCGCCGTGGGGTTGCTATGGAAATATGGTTATTATGACCAGGTGCGCGATGCAACAAACCATATGGCAGACGCTTTTATTGAAAAGCACTATTCCTTTCTAAAAGATATTAATGTCACCTTCAGCATAACTGTTCACCAGTCCCCTGTCCATGTCAAAGCTTACCTTTTGCCACCGGCAACTTTTGGTTGCGCGCCCTTATTTTTGCTCACCACGGATATCCCGGAGAACGACGAGCTTTCCCGGTCGATCACCCATCGGCTGTATGATTCAAACGAGGCGACCCGCATCGCACAAAATATCGTTTTAGGTATCGGGGGCGCTAAAATGCTCGATATTTTGGGGCTTACGCCAGATGTTTACCATATGAATGAAGGCCACGCGGTGGCCTTAAACTTTTACCTGTATGATAAATTCAAAAATCTCGAAGAGGTAAAAAAAAGGGTAGTGTTCACTACCCATACGCCGGAGATGGCAGGTAATGAAGCGCATAATTTTGCGTTGTTGGAAACAATGTCCTTTTTCTATCACCTCACCGTAACAGAGGTTAGGGAATTGCTCCAGCTGGAGGGAGAACAATTTAACTACACGCTGACTGCCCTCAAATTCGCGCGGAAGGCCAATGGCGTTTCAAAGCTTCATACTCAAATAGCGCAGCAAATGTGGGGCGCCAATGCCGGTATTTGCCCTCTCATCCCTATCACCAACGCGCAAAACCGCGATTATTGGGCCGATATGCAGATAAGCCGGCAGTTGCAATCAAAGGATGTACAGGGCTTTGCCGGCCGTAAGAAAGAGTTAAAGCGCGAACTATTCCGGATTGTTGCAGATCAATGCGGCAAACTATTCCGCGAAGATGTGTTAACGATTGTTTGGGCGAGGCGCTTTGCGGGTTATAAGCGTGCCGGACTGCTTATGGCCGATTGGCAGGCTTTTGTAAACCTGGTTACACAGACGAAATATCCTGTACAATTGATTTGGGCAGGAAAGCCATATCCGGGCGACGAGCCAGGAGCCGGGGAATTTAACCAATTGATAAACCGGACGTTTGCTTTTTGCAATTGCGCTGTACTCACCGGGTATGAATTGCGCCTTTCCGCACTTTTAAAGCAAGGTGCAGACCTTTGGTTGAACACGCCGCGCCTTTACCACGAAGCTTCGGGGACCAGTGGGATGACTGCGGCTATGAACGGGGCAGTGAACCTATCCATCGCTGACGGCTGGGTAGCTGAATTTGCCCGCGACCTGGTGAACTGTTTTCTGATCCCGACGGCGCCGCAAGAACTGCAGGAACCTCAAAAAGATGAGATGGAGAATAAAGCGATGCTGCAAGTGCTGCAGCAAAAAGTATTGCCTATGTATTACGATAATCCTGAGAAATGGTTCCGGATGGCAGGTACGGCTTACGGAGATGTTGTGCCGGCTTTCGACAGCGATCGCCTGGCCAGGCAATATTATCAGGAACTGTATGTATGA
- the mgtA gene encoding magnesium-translocating P-type ATPase: protein MSILPYAPVPFWALEATEVFSRLSTGPAGLSSRDAAERLRKYGSNTVSSNRTSQAFVLFLAQFKSPVTILLIVASFLAAGLGDLADAIIILGIVLLSGILGFWQEKGANEAIKGLLQMVQLNCSVVRDGKTVSIPMITAVPGDVVQLSAGDMIPGDCLLLTATALFVDEAAFTGESFPVEKYSGPLPADTPLAKRFNTLFMGSHVVSGTASALIVDTGMSTEFGKLSASLRNSIVETDFERGIRKFGYLLMELTLLLVIIIFALNVWLHKPVLDSFLFSLALAVGLTPQLLPAIISVNLAAGARKMARKQVIVKRLSAIENFGSMNVLCTDKTGTITAGKVVVKDALDCNGNPSAGVLRYAWVNAALQSGFHNPIDKAICEAYQGNEKLPNAKAEIPYDFSRKRLSIQVEESGRSRLITKGAFSSILESCTEVMHGGQLMPLGPDLKNSLVNRWEELSRSGYRTLALAVKDIPDKHKIDRHDESGMTFAGFITLFDPPKPDSASTLLRLQQSGVKLKIITGDNALVAQHLAGLLELPAPRILKGPEIRQMSQSALLHAAPRTDIFAEVEPNQKERIILLLKKAGYVVGFIGDGINDAPALHAADVGISVNTAVDVAKEAADIVLLKSGLQVLLDGIEEGRKTFANTMKYVFMATSANFGNMFSMAGASLFLPFLPLLPKQVLLTNLLTDFPEMAIASDKVDSSQLSLPQRWDMTFIRKFMITFGLLSSVFDYLTFTCLLFVFHAGEREFQTGWFTESVISAVVIVLVVRTRRAFFRSLPGNALLGASFAIILAVCLIPGSPLSGWFGFVVLPPALYSWIAVLIAAYMLTAELVKHWFYKRLLAHISKKNKPAAQSHLSR, encoded by the coding sequence ATGTCAATATTACCATACGCGCCGGTACCTTTCTGGGCCCTGGAGGCTACCGAAGTGTTTAGCCGGCTAAGTACGGGTCCTGCCGGCCTTTCCAGCCGCGATGCCGCCGAACGGCTTCGTAAGTACGGCAGTAATACGGTAAGTTCAAACAGAACAAGCCAGGCTTTCGTCTTATTCCTTGCCCAGTTCAAAAGCCCGGTTACCATCCTGCTCATCGTAGCATCATTTTTAGCCGCAGGTTTGGGTGATTTGGCTGATGCCATCATCATCCTCGGGATCGTCCTGCTTAGCGGCATTCTTGGTTTTTGGCAGGAAAAGGGGGCTAACGAGGCTATAAAGGGCTTACTGCAGATGGTGCAGTTAAACTGTAGTGTCGTCAGGGATGGTAAAACAGTAAGCATCCCGATGATAACTGCCGTTCCCGGAGATGTTGTTCAGTTGTCTGCTGGTGATATGATACCGGGAGATTGCCTGCTACTTACGGCCACTGCTTTATTTGTTGATGAAGCTGCATTTACCGGAGAATCGTTTCCGGTTGAAAAGTACAGCGGGCCGTTACCTGCGGATACACCGCTGGCCAAACGGTTTAATACTTTGTTTATGGGCAGCCATGTAGTAAGCGGTACGGCAAGCGCGCTGATTGTAGATACAGGTATGTCAACCGAGTTTGGTAAATTATCAGCCAGCCTCCGAAATAGCATAGTTGAAACTGACTTTGAGCGTGGTATCCGCAAGTTTGGTTATCTTTTAATGGAATTGACATTATTGCTGGTTATAATCATTTTTGCCCTAAATGTTTGGCTGCATAAACCCGTGCTTGATTCTTTTTTATTCTCTCTGGCGCTTGCCGTAGGGCTCACCCCCCAATTGCTTCCTGCAATTATAAGCGTCAACCTGGCTGCGGGCGCCAGAAAGATGGCCCGGAAACAAGTGATCGTTAAAAGGCTGTCGGCAATTGAGAATTTCGGCAGTATGAATGTATTATGCACTGATAAAACAGGCACCATTACCGCGGGTAAGGTAGTGGTAAAAGATGCGCTGGACTGCAACGGAAATCCCAGTGCCGGCGTTTTACGCTATGCCTGGGTAAATGCAGCCTTGCAAAGCGGTTTTCACAACCCTATTGATAAAGCGATATGCGAAGCTTATCAGGGTAACGAAAAGTTGCCGAACGCGAAAGCAGAGATCCCGTATGACTTTTCACGCAAGCGGTTAAGTATCCAGGTAGAGGAATCCGGACGCTCCCGGTTGATCACCAAAGGCGCGTTTTCATCCATCCTGGAGAGTTGTACAGAAGTAATGCACGGCGGCCAGCTTATGCCCCTTGGCCCTGATCTTAAAAACAGTTTGGTAAACCGATGGGAGGAGTTAAGCCGCAGCGGTTACCGAACGCTGGCGCTGGCCGTTAAAGATATCCCGGATAAGCACAAGATTGACCGGCACGATGAGTCGGGTATGACCTTTGCAGGTTTCATTACCCTTTTTGACCCGCCTAAACCCGACAGCGCCAGCACGCTCCTCCGTTTGCAGCAATCAGGGGTTAAGTTAAAGATCATTACGGGCGACAATGCCCTGGTCGCGCAGCATCTTGCCGGTTTACTGGAGCTGCCCGCCCCCCGGATATTAAAAGGGCCAGAAATCCGACAGATGAGTCAGTCCGCCTTATTACACGCGGCGCCGCGTACCGATATTTTCGCCGAGGTGGAGCCTAACCAGAAAGAGAGGATTATCTTGTTGTTAAAGAAAGCAGGCTATGTGGTAGGCTTTATTGGCGACGGTATTAATGACGCCCCCGCTCTGCATGCGGCAGACGTAGGGATTTCGGTGAACACCGCGGTTGACGTGGCCAAGGAGGCCGCGGATATCGTTCTGCTGAAAAGCGGGCTGCAAGTTTTATTGGATGGCATAGAAGAGGGTCGTAAAACGTTTGCAAATACCATGAAATATGTGTTTATGGCCACCAGCGCTAACTTTGGCAACATGTTTAGTATGGCGGGCGCCTCGCTATTTTTGCCGTTTTTGCCGCTGTTACCTAAACAAGTTTTGTTGACAAACCTGCTGACCGACTTCCCCGAGATGGCGATTGCCAGCGATAAGGTTGACAGCAGCCAGCTTAGTTTACCACAGCGCTGGGATATGACTTTCATCCGCAAGTTTATGATCACTTTTGGACTGCTGAGCTCTGTATTCGACTACCTGACTTTTACCTGCCTGCTATTTGTTTTCCACGCCGGGGAGCGGGAATTTCAGACAGGATGGTTTACTGAATCTGTTATTTCGGCAGTGGTTATTGTACTGGTGGTGCGCACGCGGCGGGCTTTTTTTCGCAGCTTGCCCGGAAACGCGCTTCTTGGAGCGAGTTTTGCCATAATCCTGGCTGTCTGCCTAATTCCCGGTTCACCATTGTCCGGCTGGTTCGGCTTCGTTGTTTTGCCGCCCGCCTTATACAGCTGGATAGCTGTGCTCATCGCGGCCTACATGCTCACAGCCGAACTTGTAAAACATTGGTTCTATAAACGGCTGCTGGCGCATATCAGTAAAAAGAATAAGCCGGCTGCCCAATCTCATTTATCCAGGTGA
- a CDS encoding universal stress protein translates to MKTFLIPTDFSEAATNAARYGLFLARHLQADVQLIHAFKVPAEARAAAQSAWPLNDYEQVKHDAVVELDNLRHQLEMETIGSPADNHISRVSGTAELGEVSVMVRNLVDHYRSPMVVMGMSGAGKMHRLLLGSNSQELIDKATFPVLLIPNIPAPRQLKKIAFATDLNKGDIDLIHSLASLARPFNAEILIVHVTNDKYDAPAHQHLVDEFLNEVTAKAHYGQIYYRHVKSMDVDHGLDWLSEHGQVDMLAMVHRPHFYLEKILKGSHTQRLARHIRIPLLVFPPEAHGVCF, encoded by the coding sequence ATGAAAACCTTCCTGATACCAACTGATTTTTCCGAAGCCGCGACTAATGCAGCCCGTTATGGTTTATTTTTGGCCCGGCATCTGCAGGCCGATGTGCAGCTTATCCATGCTTTTAAGGTGCCTGCTGAAGCGCGTGCGGCGGCGCAATCTGCCTGGCCGTTGAATGATTACGAACAGGTTAAACACGACGCGGTTGTGGAATTGGACAACCTGCGTCACCAACTGGAAATGGAAACGATCGGTTCGCCGGCAGATAACCACATCAGCCGTGTTTCGGGCACGGCCGAACTCGGAGAAGTGAGTGTTATGGTCCGGAACCTGGTCGATCATTATCGCTCGCCAATGGTGGTAATGGGCATGTCTGGTGCAGGAAAAATGCATCGCCTGTTGCTGGGTAGTAACAGCCAGGAGCTAATTGATAAAGCCACTTTCCCGGTATTACTCATCCCTAACATTCCTGCTCCCCGCCAGTTAAAGAAAATTGCTTTTGCCACTGATTTGAACAAAGGTGATATTGATCTAATTCATTCGCTAGCCAGCCTGGCCCGCCCGTTTAACGCCGAAATTTTAATTGTGCACGTAACAAATGATAAATATGATGCGCCCGCACACCAGCATCTGGTAGATGAGTTCCTGAACGAGGTGACGGCTAAAGCACATTATGGGCAAATATATTACCGGCATGTAAAAAGCATGGATGTAGACCATGGACTGGACTGGCTGAGCGAACATGGCCAGGTAGATATGCTTGCCATGGTACACCGTCCGCATTTCTATCTTGAAAAAATTCTGAAAGGCAGTCATACACAACGATTAGCCAGGCATATCCGGATACCTTTATTGGTTTTTCCGCCGGAGGCGCACGGTGTTTGTTTTTAA
- a CDS encoding zinc-dependent alcohol dehydrogenase family protein: protein MKGEMNAMVMDRPGQPLTYRKVAIPQPASGELQLKVIACGVCRTDLHVIDGELTTPKLPLIPGHEIIARVTAFGSGVAGFRVGDIIGVPWLGYTCGKCRFCLAGRENLCERAGFTGYTLDGGYAEFLVADARFCFSMPAGYQNAFAAPLLCAGLIGFRSYRMIRPDAVKIGLYGFGAAAHILTQIAKAQNKQIFAFTREGDTESQLFAIRMGAGWAGSSLSEAPERLDAAIILAPSGELVPKALKDVDKAGQVICGGIHMSDIPAFPYALLWEERSLQSVANLTREDGQAFFRQLALSPVKTQTTFFKLSEANDALQQLRAGKVKGAAVLVMDEI, encoded by the coding sequence ATGAAAGGCGAAATGAATGCCATGGTGATGGACCGCCCGGGACAGCCGCTCACCTATCGGAAGGTGGCTATTCCTCAACCCGCATCCGGCGAATTGCAATTAAAGGTGATTGCCTGCGGCGTGTGCCGTACCGATTTGCATGTTATTGATGGCGAACTCACTACGCCCAAACTGCCGTTGATACCCGGCCACGAGATAATTGCCCGCGTAACTGCTTTCGGCAGTGGGGTTGCCGGTTTTCGTGTTGGCGATATAATCGGTGTGCCCTGGCTTGGTTACACCTGTGGGAAGTGTCGTTTTTGTTTGGCTGGCCGCGAAAACCTCTGCGAAAGAGCAGGGTTCACCGGTTATACCCTTGATGGCGGGTATGCGGAATTTTTGGTGGCCGATGCGCGATTTTGTTTTTCGATGCCGGCTGGTTACCAAAACGCGTTTGCCGCCCCGCTATTGTGCGCGGGCCTGATCGGGTTCAGATCTTACCGGATGATCCGCCCGGACGCGGTTAAGATAGGGCTTTATGGTTTTGGAGCAGCCGCACATATTCTGACGCAAATCGCCAAGGCGCAAAACAAACAGATATTTGCCTTTACCCGCGAAGGCGATACAGAATCACAATTGTTCGCAATCCGGATGGGAGCCGGTTGGGCCGGGAGTAGCCTGAGTGAGGCGCCGGAACGACTTGATGCCGCTATTATCCTTGCCCCATCCGGCGAGCTTGTACCCAAAGCCCTAAAGGATGTTGATAAAGCCGGGCAGGTGATCTGCGGAGGTATTCACATGAGTGATATACCGGCTTTTCCTTATGCGCTGCTATGGGAGGAACGATCGTTACAATCGGTCGCCAATCTCACCCGCGAAGACGGTCAGGCATTCTTTCGGCAACTGGCGTTATCACCTGTCAAAACACAAACTACCTTTTTCAAATTATCAGAGGCGAACGATGCACTACAGCAACTGCGTGCCGGCAAGGTAAAAGGTGCGGCGGTATTGGTGATGGACGAAATATAG
- a CDS encoding universal stress protein: protein MKKILVLTDFSDNARQAAEAAVPIAGKLHANIILFNTYVSEPIMSEYSGTPWPVEQLMWADQGKEKLKYLKEDLQELARQLPAGDHRPSIDDRHDMGSLGSQVKDLLQLEDIEMIIMGARSGKAWEHLLLGSDTSAVMEHTDRPVLIIPPGRPLKGLHKVTLATDFDRPDQKAVHYLTRIGRMFRFSLEIVHVSLWGEKPLNEQLKTSFKNHVAKYHFPAITYQEVAGKELIKRLNHLCAANSSDVLVLVHDRHNWLNRLFKQNQAQTLLDNQDLPVLIIPAAIADE, encoded by the coding sequence ATGAAAAAGATCTTAGTTCTTACCGACTTCAGCGACAATGCCAGGCAGGCTGCCGAAGCGGCCGTACCCATCGCGGGAAAATTACACGCAAATATCATTTTGTTCAATACTTATGTCAGTGAGCCGATCATGTCGGAGTATAGCGGCACGCCCTGGCCGGTAGAACAACTAATGTGGGCAGACCAGGGTAAAGAGAAATTAAAATATCTTAAAGAAGACTTACAGGAACTGGCCCGCCAGTTGCCTGCGGGTGACCATCGCCCGAGCATTGATGACCGTCATGACATGGGAAGCCTTGGCAGCCAGGTTAAAGACCTACTGCAACTGGAAGATATAGAGATGATCATTATGGGCGCACGCAGCGGCAAAGCCTGGGAACACTTGCTTTTGGGCAGCGATACCTCTGCTGTAATGGAACACACGGACCGCCCCGTATTGATAATTCCCCCTGGCCGGCCATTGAAAGGATTGCATAAAGTAACCCTTGCGACAGACTTTGACCGTCCCGACCAAAAAGCGGTGCATTATCTTACCCGCATTGGCCGGATGTTTAGGTTCAGCCTGGAAATTGTGCATGTTTCGCTGTGGGGCGAAAAACCTTTGAACGAGCAGCTTAAAACGTCTTTTAAAAATCACGTAGCCAAATACCATTTCCCGGCCATTACCTACCAGGAAGTAGCTGGAAAAGAGTTGATAAAGCGGTTAAATCACCTTTGCGCAGCAAACAGCAGCGATGTGCTGGTTTTGGTGCATGATCGGCATAACTGGCTTAACCGTCTTTTTAAACAGAATCAGGCGCAAACCTTGCTGGACAACCAGGATCTTCCGGTTTTGATCATTCCGGCCGCCATTGCCGACGAATAG